Proteins from a single region of Pseudodesulfovibrio portus:
- a CDS encoding aminotransferase class IV — protein MVKIVDSKDYLDAVMALDRPGSEQVHAFYEHRVGMICKDPKAMLMPWDDHLVHRGDGVFEAMKFVEGRLYQLDPHLERMKRSSSSIYLEPPCSWEEIRELALDVCRAGGRESGMLRIFLGRGPGGFGVYPSECPQTSLYIVSTDLHPPKEAVYETGATAFKTSIPAKQSYLATIKSIDYLPNVLMKHEAEEKGYDYPFCFDRNGFLAEGATENVCMVSQDGKLIIPEFTNALAGTTLLRAVDLVKNDMSVTFRGISEDEIYEAREIIIVGTTGDAIPVVRFNGKPIHDVKPGPVAKRIRELIRQDLRDNGIPL, from the coding sequence GTGGTCAAGATTGTAGATTCCAAGGATTATCTGGATGCCGTGATGGCGTTGGACCGGCCCGGCAGCGAGCAGGTCCACGCCTTCTACGAACACCGTGTGGGCATGATCTGCAAGGACCCGAAAGCCATGCTCATGCCGTGGGACGACCACCTTGTCCATCGCGGCGACGGCGTGTTCGAGGCCATGAAATTCGTGGAGGGTCGGCTGTATCAGCTGGACCCGCACCTGGAGCGCATGAAACGGTCCTCCTCGTCCATCTACCTCGAGCCTCCGTGCTCCTGGGAGGAGATACGGGAACTGGCCCTTGACGTATGCCGTGCGGGCGGCAGGGAGAGCGGCATGCTCCGTATCTTCCTCGGACGCGGTCCGGGCGGTTTCGGCGTCTATCCGTCGGAATGCCCGCAGACGAGCCTGTACATCGTGTCCACGGACCTGCACCCCCCAAAGGAAGCTGTCTACGAAACCGGGGCCACTGCTTTCAAGACCTCCATCCCGGCCAAGCAGTCCTACCTGGCGACCATCAAGTCCATCGACTACCTGCCCAACGTCCTCATGAAGCACGAGGCCGAGGAAAAGGGGTACGACTACCCGTTCTGTTTCGATCGCAACGGCTTCCTGGCAGAAGGAGCCACGGAGAACGTGTGCATGGTGAGCCAGGACGGCAAGCTGATCATCCCCGAGTTCACCAACGCCCTGGCAGGCACCACGCTCCTGCGGGCCGTGGACCTGGTCAAGAACGACATGTCCGTCACCTTCCGGGGCATCAGCGAGGACGAGATATACGAGGCCCGGGAGATCATCATCGTGGGCACCACCGGGGACGCCATTCCCGTGGTCCGCTTCAACGGCAAGCCCATCCACGACGTGAAGCCCGGCCCGGTGGCCAAACGCATCCGCGAGTTGATCCGTCAGGATTTGCGGGATAACGGCATACCGCTGTAA
- a CDS encoding methylenetetrahydrofolate reductase, producing MRVCDLIKGKSPFISLEFFPPKEREAWPGFFEVVEKLKELEPLFASVTYGAGGGTQDNTLEIATRMKRDHGIEPLTHLTSVGASAEKLDGFLKSLRSADIENVLALRGDPPRGVEDFDFNSQEFCHATDVIEFIGARYPEMCVGGAAYPEPHFESPSIQSDLDMVALKVKKGAEFLVTQLFFDNRLYFDYVARLKDLGADVPVIPGILPIMSLKSAKFILSLCGAAIPGKFLSALEKAHEEGGDDAVYALGIDYATKQAQQLIDGGAPGVHLYTLNRAEAVLEIGRNLNI from the coding sequence TTGCGCGTTTGTGATCTGATCAAGGGGAAGTCCCCCTTCATATCCCTGGAATTCTTCCCGCCCAAGGAAAGGGAAGCATGGCCGGGATTCTTCGAGGTCGTGGAAAAACTCAAGGAACTGGAACCGTTGTTCGCATCCGTGACCTACGGCGCAGGCGGCGGTACCCAGGACAACACCCTTGAGATCGCCACCCGCATGAAGCGGGACCACGGCATCGAGCCTCTGACCCATCTGACCAGCGTGGGCGCTTCCGCCGAAAAGTTGGACGGCTTCCTCAAGAGCCTGCGCTCTGCCGATATCGAAAACGTCCTGGCCCTGCGCGGCGACCCGCCTCGCGGCGTGGAGGATTTCGACTTCAATTCCCAGGAGTTCTGCCACGCCACTGACGTCATCGAGTTCATCGGCGCCAGGTACCCCGAGATGTGCGTGGGCGGTGCCGCCTATCCCGAGCCGCACTTCGAGTCGCCGTCCATCCAGTCCGATCTGGACATGGTCGCCCTCAAGGTGAAGAAGGGCGCGGAGTTTCTGGTGACCCAGCTGTTTTTCGACAACCGGCTGTATTTCGACTACGTGGCCCGGCTCAAGGATTTGGGTGCGGACGTGCCGGTCATTCCCGGCATCCTGCCCATCATGAGCCTCAAGTCCGCCAAGTTCATATTGAGCCTGTGCGGTGCCGCCATACCGGGTAAATTCCTGAGCGCGCTGGAAAAGGCGCATGAGGAGGGCGGTGACGATGCCGTGTACGCACTTGGCATCGACTACGCGACCAAACAGGCGCAGCAACTCATCGACGGCGGTGCGCCGGGCGTGCATCTGTACACGCTCAATCGCGCCGAGGCCGTCCTCGAAATCGGCAGGAATTTGAATATATAG
- a CDS encoding (deoxy)nucleoside triphosphate pyrophosphohydrolase, with translation MKPVLDVVAGIVWRDGEYLAVERPEGARMAGWWEFPGGKIEPGETREDALVREFREELGVTPTEFEHWQDLEHEYDEFVVRLNFFHIHSYSGELQPLEKQRMAWVDPSVPPALDFLPADIVIVEALHR, from the coding sequence ATGAAGCCGGTCCTCGACGTGGTGGCGGGCATCGTCTGGCGGGACGGGGAGTACCTGGCGGTTGAGCGGCCCGAGGGTGCGCGCATGGCCGGGTGGTGGGAGTTTCCCGGCGGCAAGATAGAGCCGGGAGAGACCCGCGAGGACGCATTGGTCCGGGAATTCAGGGAGGAGCTCGGCGTTACGCCTACGGAATTCGAGCATTGGCAGGACCTGGAGCACGAATACGATGAATTTGTAGTCCGCTTGAACTTTTTCCACATCCACAGTTATTCAGGTGAGTTGCAGCCCCTTGAAAAGCAGCGCATGGCCTGGGTCGATCCGTCGGTCCCGCCCGCCCTCGATTTTCTGCCCGCCGATATCGTGATCGTCGAAGCCCTCCATCGGTGA
- a CDS encoding aspartate-semialdehyde dehydrogenase, which yields MSKEFVVAVCGATGAVGQEMLKVLEQRDFPYSKLIPMASARSAGKKVMCKGEEHTVVEMKEDSFEGVDIALFSAGGSTSEKFAPCAAKSGCVVVDNSSAWRMNDECPLVVPEVNPHDLDWHKGIIANPNCSTIQMMVALKPIHDEARIKRVVVSTYQAVSGTGQKAIEELENQVRRLMSGQPVVADVYPHQIAFNCLPQIDVFMDNGYTKEEMKMVNETTKIMGDPTIKVTATCVRVPVFYGHSESVNIETEEKLTADDVRALLAKSPGIIIEDYPEKKAYPMPINAAGEDATYIGRIREDETIENGLNMWIVSDNIRKGAALNTIQIAETLIERDLVRVP from the coding sequence ATGAGCAAAGAATTCGTTGTGGCCGTGTGCGGCGCCACGGGTGCCGTGGGCCAGGAGATGCTGAAGGTTCTGGAGCAGAGGGATTTCCCCTACAGCAAGCTGATTCCAATGGCTTCGGCCCGGAGCGCGGGCAAGAAGGTAATGTGCAAGGGCGAGGAACACACCGTCGTCGAGATGAAGGAAGATTCCTTCGAGGGCGTGGACATCGCCCTGTTCTCGGCCGGAGGTTCCACTTCCGAGAAGTTTGCTCCCTGCGCGGCCAAGTCCGGCTGCGTGGTGGTGGACAACTCCTCGGCATGGCGCATGAACGACGAGTGTCCCCTGGTGGTTCCCGAAGTGAATCCCCATGACCTCGACTGGCACAAGGGCATCATCGCCAACCCCAACTGTTCCACCATTCAGATGATGGTGGCCCTGAAGCCCATCCATGACGAGGCCCGGATCAAGCGCGTGGTGGTTTCAACCTACCAGGCCGTTTCCGGCACCGGCCAGAAGGCCATCGAGGAGCTGGAAAACCAGGTCCGCCGCCTCATGTCCGGCCAGCCCGTGGTGGCCGACGTCTATCCGCACCAGATTGCCTTCAACTGCCTGCCGCAGATCGACGTGTTCATGGACAACGGCTATACCAAGGAAGAGATGAAGATGGTCAACGAGACGACCAAGATCATGGGCGATCCGACCATCAAGGTCACTGCCACCTGCGTGCGCGTGCCCGTCTTCTACGGTCATTCCGAGTCCGTGAACATCGAGACCGAGGAAAAGCTGACCGCAGACGACGTTCGTGCCCTGCTGGCCAAGTCGCCCGGCATCATCATCGAGGACTACCCGGAGAAAAAGGCCTACCCCATGCCGATCAACGCCGCAGGGGAAGACGCCACCTATATCGGTCGTATCCGCGAGGACGAGACCATCGAGAACGGCCTCAACATGTGGATCGTGTCCGACAACATCCGCAAGGGCGCGGCCCTGAACACCATCCAAATCGCCGAGACGCTCATCGAGCGCGATCTCGTGCGCGTTCCCTAA